One segment of Sphingomonas qomolangmaensis DNA contains the following:
- a CDS encoding 3-hydroxyacyl-CoA dehydrogenase NAD-binding domain-containing protein: MTSPITTARHGDILVVTSDNPPVNALGAAVRTGIDAALKEAAGDDSIHAVVITCAGKTFFAGADITEFSKPPVEPLLPTLVDSIEGLDKPVIAAIHGTALGGGCEVALACHYRIAVPSAKLGVPEVKLGLLPGAGGTQRLPRVAGVALALEMTAKGDPISASQAHEAGLVDRLAGEASLLDDALAFAAEVAAARPLPRASEKTATADAQVFADFRKTNARRFRGFDAPEANIACVEKATQVPFGQGLQFERESFMKLMFGVQSAAQRHIFFSERKASKIDGIASDIALRPIKRVGVIGAGTMGGGISMNFLSAGIPVTIVEMQQEALDRGTATVRKNYEASAAKGRITPDQVEQAMGALNPTLSLEDLADCDLIIEAVYENMDVKKELFGKLDKIAKPHAILASNTSYLNVDEIAASTSRPQDVLGMHFFSPANVMKLLEVVRGAKTADDVLATVMALGKTIRKVAVVSGVCHGFIGNRMLMPRQVEAMKLLMAGATPEQIDKVHVAFGMPMGPFQMSDLAGVDIGWHRDPTRIENIRDALAAEKRWGQKTQAGFYDYDEKRNPSPSPRVAEIIEEFRVREGAQQHDITDEEIVERTLYPMVNEGALILEEGMAQRASDIDVVWIYGYGWPVYRGGPMFWADTEGLKKIVAGLEKHGFEVAKLLRDKAEKGERFN; encoded by the coding sequence ATGACCTCGCCCATCACCACCGCCCGCCACGGGGACATCCTCGTCGTCACCTCGGACAATCCGCCGGTCAACGCGCTCGGCGCCGCGGTCCGTACCGGGATCGACGCCGCGCTCAAGGAAGCTGCCGGCGACGATTCGATCCACGCGGTCGTCATCACCTGCGCGGGCAAGACCTTCTTTGCGGGCGCCGACATCACCGAATTCTCCAAGCCCCCGGTCGAGCCGCTGCTCCCGACCTTGGTCGATTCGATCGAGGGGCTCGACAAGCCCGTGATCGCGGCGATCCACGGCACCGCGCTCGGCGGCGGCTGCGAGGTCGCGCTGGCGTGCCATTACCGCATCGCGGTGCCCTCGGCGAAGCTGGGCGTACCCGAGGTCAAGCTTGGGCTGCTTCCCGGCGCCGGCGGCACCCAGCGGCTGCCGCGCGTCGCCGGCGTCGCACTCGCGCTCGAAATGACCGCCAAGGGCGATCCGATCTCGGCGAGCCAAGCCCATGAAGCCGGGCTCGTCGATCGCCTGGCGGGTGAAGCCAGCCTGCTCGACGACGCGCTCGCTTTCGCCGCCGAGGTCGCCGCGGCGCGCCCGCTGCCGCGCGCCAGCGAAAAGACCGCCACCGCCGACGCGCAGGTCTTCGCCGATTTCCGCAAGACCAACGCCCGCCGCTTCCGCGGCTTCGACGCGCCCGAGGCGAACATCGCCTGCGTCGAAAAGGCGACGCAGGTGCCGTTCGGGCAAGGGCTGCAGTTCGAACGCGAAAGCTTTATGAAGCTGATGTTCGGCGTCCAGTCGGCGGCGCAGCGCCACATCTTCTTCTCCGAACGCAAGGCATCGAAGATCGACGGCATCGCGTCCGACATCGCGCTGCGACCGATCAAACGCGTCGGCGTCATCGGCGCGGGCACGATGGGCGGCGGGATCAGCATGAATTTCCTGTCGGCGGGTATCCCGGTGACGATCGTCGAGATGCAGCAGGAAGCGCTCGACCGCGGCACCGCGACGGTGCGCAAGAATTACGAGGCCTCGGCTGCCAAGGGCCGGATCACCCCCGACCAGGTCGAGCAGGCGATGGGCGCGCTCAACCCGACGCTTAGCCTCGAAGACCTCGCCGATTGCGACCTGATCATCGAGGCGGTCTATGAGAATATGGACGTCAAGAAGGAGCTGTTCGGCAAGCTCGACAAGATCGCCAAGCCCCACGCGATCCTCGCTTCGAACACGTCGTATCTCAACGTCGACGAGATCGCCGCGAGCACGTCCCGCCCGCAGGACGTGCTGGGGATGCACTTCTTCTCGCCCGCCAACGTGATGAAATTGCTCGAAGTCGTCCGCGGCGCCAAGACCGCCGACGACGTGCTCGCCACCGTCATGGCGCTGGGCAAGACGATCCGCAAAGTCGCGGTCGTCTCGGGTGTCTGCCACGGCTTCATCGGCAACCGCATGCTGATGCCGCGCCAGGTCGAGGCGATGAAGTTGCTGATGGCGGGGGCCACCCCCGAACAGATCGACAAGGTGCATGTCGCGTTCGGCATGCCGATGGGGCCGTTCCAGATGAGCGACCTGGCGGGCGTCGACATCGGCTGGCACCGCGACCCGACCCGCATCGAGAACATCCGCGACGCGCTCGCCGCCGAAAAGCGCTGGGGGCAAAAGACCCAGGCGGGCTTCTACGACTATGACGAAAAGCGGAACCCGTCGCCCAGCCCCCGCGTCGCGGAGATCATCGAGGAGTTCCGCGTCCGCGAAGGTGCGCAGCAGCACGACATCACCGACGAAGAAATCGTCGAGCGCACGCTCTATCCGATGGTCAACGAAGGCGCGCTGATCCTCGAAGAGGGCATGGCGCAGCGCGCGAGCGACATCGATGTCGTCTGGATCTACGGCTATGGCTGGCCGGTCTATCGCGGCGGCCCGATGTTCTGGGCCGATACCGAGGGGCTGAAGAAGATCGTCGCGGGACTCGAGAAGCACGGCTTCGAGGTCGCAAAGCTGCTGCGCGACAAGGCCGAGAAAGGCGAGCGGTTCAATTGA
- a CDS encoding amidase family protein, whose protein sequence is MTSTPPSTAHAIAAAIRAGTTTAREQALAAIARIEALDPAINAIPVRDFDRALAAADAADARLAAGDTAPLLGVPMTVKEAFDIAGLPTHWGFAQHRDNIAVTDALAVQRLKAAGAVILGKSNVPKGLGDWQSVNSIHGRTSHPLDPTRTPGGSSGGGAAAVAAGMVPIELGSDIGGSIRVPAHFCGVWGHKPSWNAISTYGHRYPGTDGAETVLGVIGPIARDPQDLARLVDLLTTLPLPRPQTPPKRVLVLTEHPEARTAHAVVEGVERAATALERVGVEVVRSSDLLPDLARQHAGYGDLLGVTFARSDPSLHATLPSLLKWLSMLDAQARNTRAWGALFAEFDAVIAPPAASQAFAHDHSPLADRTLDIDGTTAPYDAHLAWAGLATYPGLPVTCMPVGLAGGLPTGVQVIADLHQDHRAIEVAALIHQQLEASA, encoded by the coding sequence ATGACCAGCACCCCGCCCTCCACCGCGCACGCCATCGCCGCGGCGATCCGCGCCGGCACCACCACTGCGCGCGAGCAAGCCCTCGCCGCGATCGCGCGGATCGAGGCGCTCGATCCCGCGATCAACGCGATCCCCGTCCGCGATTTCGATCGCGCGCTTGCCGCCGCCGACGCCGCCGACGCGCGCCTTGCCGCGGGCGATACCGCGCCGCTGCTCGGCGTGCCGATGACGGTGAAGGAGGCGTTCGACATCGCCGGCCTCCCCACGCATTGGGGCTTCGCGCAGCACCGCGACAATATCGCCGTGACCGATGCGCTCGCGGTCCAGCGGCTCAAGGCTGCCGGCGCCGTCATCCTAGGCAAGTCGAACGTTCCCAAGGGACTGGGCGACTGGCAATCGGTCAATTCGATCCATGGACGCACCAGCCACCCGCTCGATCCAACGCGCACCCCCGGCGGCAGCTCGGGCGGCGGCGCGGCGGCGGTGGCGGCGGGGATGGTGCCGATCGAGCTCGGCAGCGACATCGGCGGCTCGATCCGCGTGCCCGCGCATTTCTGCGGCGTCTGGGGGCACAAGCCCAGCTGGAACGCGATTTCGACCTATGGTCATCGCTATCCGGGCACCGACGGCGCCGAGACGGTGCTGGGCGTGATCGGCCCGATCGCGCGCGACCCGCAAGACCTCGCGCGGCTGGTCGACCTGCTCACCACCCTTCCGCTCCCCCGTCCGCAAACCCCGCCCAAGCGCGTGCTGGTGCTCACCGAGCATCCCGAAGCGCGCACCGCGCACGCGGTCGTCGAGGGCGTCGAACGCGCAGCGACCGCACTCGAACGCGTGGGGGTCGAAGTCGTCCGAAGCAGCGATCTCCTCCCCGATCTGGCGCGCCAGCATGCCGGCTATGGCGATCTGCTCGGCGTCACCTTCGCGCGCAGCGATCCCTCGCTCCACGCAACGCTGCCGTCGCTGCTCAAATGGTTGAGCATGCTCGACGCCCAGGCGCGTAACACCCGCGCCTGGGGGGCGCTGTTCGCCGAATTCGACGCGGTCATCGCGCCGCCCGCCGCGAGCCAGGCCTTCGCCCACGATCACAGCCCGCTAGCCGATCGCACGCTCGACATCGACGGCACCACCGCCCCCTATGACGCGCATCTCGCCTGGGCGGGGCTCGCCACCTATCCGGGCCTGCCCGTCACCTGCATGCCCGTCGGGCTGGCGGGCGGCCTGCCCACCGGGGTCCAGGTCATCGCCGATCTCCACCAGGATCACCGCGCGATCGAAGTGGCCGCGCTCATCCATCAGCAGCTGGAAGCATCCGCATGA
- a CDS encoding acyl-CoA dehydrogenase family protein, producing the protein MTDLADFRSETRAWLEAHCPPEMRTPVRSDKDICWGGRNPDFQPGQREWLEAMASRGWTVPDWPTEYGGGGLSPAETKALREEMAALHCRNPLNSFGISMLGPALLKYGTEAQKLDHLPKIARGEIRWCQGYSEPNAGSDLASLAASAEDAGDHYVVNGQKVWTSYADKADWIFCLVRTSKQSKQGGISFVLFDMASDGVSTKPILLISGYSPFCETFMDNVRVPKANRIHDENKGWDVAKYLLGHEREMISGMGLASAGGGNPLIEGAIAAVGLDDRGRLADPLLRASIALFEVRARAFGAMSERFVDELKAGRAHPAQPSMMKYYGTELNKARHELQMAAGGSDALEWESDASNGGAAARAWLRTKANSIEGGTSEIQLNIVAKRILDLPT; encoded by the coding sequence ATGACCGACCTCGCCGATTTCCGCAGCGAAACCCGCGCCTGGCTCGAAGCGCATTGCCCGCCCGAAATGCGCACACCCGTGCGATCGGACAAGGATATCTGCTGGGGCGGGCGCAACCCCGATTTCCAGCCGGGTCAGCGCGAATGGCTCGAAGCGATGGCCTCGCGTGGTTGGACGGTTCCGGATTGGCCGACCGAATATGGCGGCGGCGGCCTGAGCCCCGCCGAAACCAAGGCACTGCGCGAGGAAATGGCGGCACTGCATTGCCGCAACCCGCTCAACAGCTTCGGCATCTCGATGCTCGGGCCGGCCCTGCTCAAATACGGCACCGAGGCGCAAAAGCTCGACCATTTGCCCAAGATCGCGCGCGGCGAAATCCGCTGGTGCCAGGGCTATAGCGAACCCAATGCCGGCTCCGACCTCGCCAGCCTCGCCGCCTCCGCCGAGGACGCGGGCGATCATTATGTCGTCAACGGGCAAAAGGTGTGGACCAGCTATGCCGACAAGGCCGACTGGATCTTCTGCCTGGTCCGCACCTCGAAGCAATCGAAGCAGGGCGGCATCAGCTTCGTGCTGTTCGACATGGCAAGCGACGGCGTTTCGACCAAGCCGATCCTGCTGATCTCGGGCTATTCGCCCTTTTGCGAAACCTTCATGGACAATGTCCGCGTCCCCAAGGCCAACCGCATCCATGACGAGAACAAGGGCTGGGACGTCGCCAAATATCTGCTGGGGCATGAGCGCGAGATGATCTCGGGCATGGGCCTTGCCAGCGCAGGCGGCGGCAACCCGCTCATCGAGGGCGCGATCGCGGCGGTCGGGCTCGACGATCGGGGGCGGCTCGCCGATCCGCTGCTGCGCGCGTCGATCGCGCTGTTCGAGGTCCGCGCGCGCGCCTTCGGGGCGATGTCCGAGCGCTTCGTCGATGAACTGAAGGCCGGCCGCGCGCACCCCGCACAGCCCAGCATGATGAAATATTACGGCACCGAACTGAACAAGGCGCGGCACGAATTGCAGATGGCGGCGGGCGGATCGGACGCGCTCGAATGGGAAAGCGATGCCTCGAACGGCGGCGCGGCGGCGCGCGCGTGGCTGCGCACGAAGGCCAATTCGATCGAGGGCGGGACGAGCGAGATCCAGCTCAACATCGTCGCGAAACGGATTTTGGATTTGCCTACCTGA